From one Paenibacillus terrae HPL-003 genomic stretch:
- a CDS encoding glycoside hydrolase family 125 protein, translating to MEQFRLPKIPMHDLEMPQAVQDILKEAEQALADRPKLLRLFKNCFPNSLETTTKLMDDGTTFLITGDIPALWLRDSVEQVIHYVPLAKKDADLQRIIGGLIKRHIHYVLIDPYANAFNETANDWHWNAADETEMSPWVWERKFEIDSLCFVIRLAYMYWKETELTDIFDSKFKTALRKIVDVFKTEQRHQEQSVYRFTRNNGIPTDSLRNQGLGMPVNYTGMIWSGFRSSDDACDFHYNIPGNMFAVVALRQMQEFAEWVFRDMDFLNELKELEAEVEHGIRLYGIYRHPVFGPIYAYETDGFGNYCLMDDAGTPGLMSIPYLGYTTANDPIYQNTRRFALSKENPFYFEGKAAKGIGSPHTLPGYIWHMALSMQGLTAQTAEERLEMIRMLEATDGDTGYMHEGFYANDPTVFTRKWFAWSNSLFAQLVYKAMKDGLL from the coding sequence TTGGAACAATTCAGACTTCCCAAAATACCGATGCACGACCTTGAGATGCCGCAGGCTGTTCAGGACATACTCAAGGAAGCGGAGCAGGCACTGGCTGACAGGCCGAAGTTGCTGCGGCTGTTTAAAAACTGTTTTCCGAATTCGCTGGAGACGACGACCAAGCTAATGGATGACGGGACGACGTTTCTCATTACCGGTGATATTCCGGCTCTTTGGCTACGGGATTCCGTGGAGCAGGTCATTCATTATGTGCCATTAGCCAAGAAGGATGCTGATTTACAGCGTATCATTGGTGGTCTAATCAAGCGTCATATTCATTATGTCCTCATAGACCCGTATGCGAATGCGTTCAATGAGACGGCGAATGACTGGCATTGGAATGCGGCCGATGAGACGGAGATGTCGCCATGGGTGTGGGAACGAAAATTTGAGATCGACTCGCTTTGTTTTGTGATCCGGTTGGCTTATATGTACTGGAAGGAAACGGAGCTTACCGATATTTTTGATTCCAAATTCAAGACAGCTCTACGTAAAATTGTGGATGTGTTCAAAACGGAGCAGCGTCATCAAGAGCAGTCTGTATATCGGTTTACGCGTAATAACGGCATTCCCACCGACTCCTTGCGCAATCAGGGACTCGGTATGCCTGTGAATTATACAGGGATGATTTGGTCAGGCTTCCGTTCCAGTGATGATGCTTGCGATTTTCACTACAATATACCCGGCAATATGTTTGCGGTGGTAGCCTTACGGCAAATGCAGGAGTTTGCGGAGTGGGTATTTCGTGACATGGACTTTCTGAACGAGCTGAAGGAGCTGGAGGCCGAGGTGGAGCATGGTATTCGCTTGTACGGCATTTACCGCCACCCGGTATTCGGGCCTATTTATGCTTATGAAACCGATGGGTTTGGCAACTACTGCCTGATGGATGACGCGGGTACGCCGGGACTGATGTCTATTCCGTATTTGGGCTATACGACGGCGAACGATCCCATTTATCAAAATACGAGACGCTTTGCTTTAAGCAAGGAGAATCCGTTTTACTTTGAAGGCAAGGCGGCCAAAGGTATAGGAAGCCCGCACACTCTGCCGGGTTACATCTGGCATATGGCCCTGTCTATGCAAGGATTAACGGCCCAGACCGCAGAAGAGAGGCTGGAAATGATCCGGATGCTGGAAGCGACCGATGGGGATACCGGATACATGCATGAAGGCTTTTATGCCAATGATCCCACGGTTTTTACGAGAAAATGGTTCGCTTGGTCCAACAGTCTGTTTGCCCAGCTTGTGTATAAGGCTATGAAGGATGGCTTGTTATGA
- a CDS encoding alpha-mannosidase, translated as MERIRRLIRELSECQWLEKLDFRSWNITRSTYQTPGQYEDVAPLSEGLDLKRFPSSQGTTYFFRTRLDVPTAWLQEPFGWVFESGGEGLLRVNGASYHGLDRNHSYVTLNPEVIGPSPELEIELFDPVPEPVDPLNRQAVIQPPISSITSYLVRPNKPVQSLMYTITVVSEAAILLPEGDIRRVRLLKALYGVMDRFANLEEDAIREGEAISAAEKELIRQVQEIGGNAQGLEHMVGQSHIDIAWLWPMRETIRKTSRTFSTVDALMDEYPAYQYAQSQPLLFSFVKENDPELYERVKARVAEGRWELVGGMWVEPDLNLPSGESLIRQMLYGQHFYQQEFGKTSHIEWLPDTFGYCASLPQILKHGKMDYFMTTKLGWNDTNVFPYDLFYWVGIDGTSMLSYLNHGVNENTRPQDIHDHWQSYREKSAHPEHMLLYGHGDGGGGVTREMLEYIERSPLMVGQPASRYSTAEQFFAGIDQAHPKLPKWHGDLYLELHRGTYTTHARNKRNNRKAEGVYREAELWSTLALPKLEPEQVQDIRTTLHEGWKLILLNQFHDIIPGSAITEVYGTSDKEYQQIFKWGHEGLQQGITTLATQVNTEGSRKGTPYLVFNSLGWSRSAVIHIATESTEGLCVYDYANDEAERLDTDVEEGGISVRIPDIPALGYKTIWLERDQSGAGEQSEIAVISGSLEDRWETALYKVQFNERGEMIRLLDKGANREIVKQGERANRFHFFHDRPTLWDAWDLDDRYEEQIAGKAELLEKQVVLQGKTKDVLRFRWRIHQSEITQDVIFYHHERRIDFKTHVSWNETHKLLKVGFPVDVVTDKATYEIPFGTLERPTHRNTSWEQAQYEVCGHRFADVSEHGYGVSLLNDCKYGYDIQDSTIRLSLLRAPKWPDKDADLGEHDFTYSLYPHEGDWRSAHTLRHAAELNHDIPVVQKKQHSAGVLPSSGSFISFDSRHVVLDTIKPTEDGLGTVLRLYESSGGRETIKLNWPYTFNAAYLSNALEELVQPLELEGSCLTLPFTPYEIKTIRLQ; from the coding sequence ATGGAGCGTATCAGACGCTTGATTCGGGAATTGTCGGAATGCCAATGGCTGGAGAAGCTGGATTTTCGGAGTTGGAACATTACCCGCTCTACTTACCAAACACCAGGCCAATACGAAGATGTCGCTCCTTTATCGGAGGGACTGGACCTCAAGCGATTCCCAAGCAGCCAGGGAACAACTTATTTTTTTCGAACGCGGCTGGATGTACCGACAGCGTGGTTGCAGGAGCCTTTTGGATGGGTATTTGAGTCCGGGGGAGAAGGATTGCTGCGGGTCAATGGTGCTTCCTATCACGGGCTTGACCGCAATCATAGCTATGTCACGCTTAATCCGGAGGTCATCGGGCCTTCACCGGAATTGGAAATAGAGCTGTTTGATCCTGTGCCCGAACCCGTAGATCCGCTCAATCGGCAGGCTGTCATTCAACCTCCGATTTCTTCCATCACAAGCTATCTTGTACGCCCAAACAAGCCCGTACAGAGCCTGATGTATACCATTACCGTTGTCAGCGAAGCCGCTATACTGCTGCCTGAGGGCGATATCCGCAGAGTACGCTTGCTGAAAGCTCTGTATGGGGTGATGGATCGCTTTGCGAATCTGGAAGAAGACGCCATTCGAGAAGGAGAAGCGATCTCAGCGGCAGAAAAGGAACTGATTCGGCAGGTTCAGGAGATCGGAGGAAATGCGCAAGGTCTGGAGCACATGGTAGGACAGTCGCACATCGACATTGCCTGGCTGTGGCCTATGCGCGAGACCATACGGAAAACAAGCCGAACCTTCTCAACAGTGGATGCGTTGATGGACGAATACCCGGCATATCAATATGCGCAGAGCCAGCCGCTGCTGTTCTCTTTTGTAAAGGAAAATGATCCAGAGCTGTATGAACGGGTCAAAGCGAGAGTCGCCGAAGGACGATGGGAGCTGGTTGGAGGCATGTGGGTAGAGCCTGATTTGAATCTGCCCAGCGGCGAATCACTGATTCGTCAAATGCTGTATGGTCAGCATTTTTACCAACAGGAATTCGGCAAAACCTCCCATATCGAATGGCTGCCGGATACGTTCGGCTACTGTGCGTCCCTGCCGCAGATTTTAAAGCATGGGAAAATGGACTATTTTATGACGACCAAGCTGGGTTGGAACGATACGAATGTGTTTCCTTATGATTTGTTCTACTGGGTGGGCATCGACGGTACTTCGATGTTGTCCTATCTCAATCATGGTGTGAATGAAAATACACGACCACAGGACATTCATGACCATTGGCAGTCCTATCGTGAAAAATCAGCGCATCCCGAGCACATGTTGCTCTACGGGCATGGAGACGGCGGGGGCGGAGTTACTCGCGAAATGCTGGAATATATAGAGCGTTCTCCGCTGATGGTGGGACAGCCTGCGAGTCGGTACAGCACGGCAGAGCAATTTTTCGCAGGTATAGATCAAGCACATCCGAAGCTTCCCAAATGGCATGGTGATTTGTACCTTGAGCTTCATCGGGGAACCTACACGACTCATGCACGCAACAAGCGCAATAATCGAAAAGCGGAGGGAGTCTACCGCGAGGCAGAGCTGTGGAGCACATTGGCATTACCGAAGCTGGAGCCGGAGCAGGTGCAGGATATCCGTACGACTTTGCATGAGGGCTGGAAGCTGATTTTGTTGAATCAGTTCCACGATATTATTCCCGGCTCGGCGATTACCGAGGTTTACGGAACTTCGGATAAGGAGTATCAGCAAATTTTCAAATGGGGACATGAAGGGCTTCAACAGGGGATTACGACGCTGGCGACTCAGGTGAATACGGAAGGATCGAGGAAAGGAACGCCGTATCTTGTGTTTAACAGCCTAGGCTGGAGCCGTAGTGCTGTGATCCACATTGCTACGGAATCGACAGAGGGATTGTGTGTTTATGACTACGCTAATGATGAAGCCGAGCGGCTGGACACCGATGTGGAGGAAGGCGGCATTTCGGTGCGTATTCCAGACATTCCTGCACTGGGCTACAAAACGATTTGGTTGGAGCGAGACCAGTCTGGAGCAGGTGAGCAGTCCGAAATAGCTGTGATATCTGGATCGCTGGAGGATCGCTGGGAAACGGCATTGTATAAGGTGCAATTTAACGAGCGGGGCGAAATGATTCGTCTGCTGGATAAAGGGGCAAACCGTGAAATCGTGAAGCAAGGGGAACGAGCAAACCGTTTTCATTTTTTTCATGACCGTCCGACGCTGTGGGATGCATGGGATTTGGATGACCGCTATGAGGAACAGATAGCAGGTAAAGCCGAGTTGCTGGAAAAACAAGTAGTGCTCCAGGGGAAAACGAAGGATGTGTTGCGCTTCCGATGGCGAATCCATCAATCTGAAATTACACAGGATGTGATCTTTTATCATCACGAGCGGCGAATTGATTTCAAGACGCATGTGAGCTGGAATGAAACGCACAAACTGCTAAAAGTAGGCTTTCCTGTAGATGTGGTTACGGACAAAGCAACTTATGAAATTCCGTTTGGCACTCTGGAGCGGCCGACACATCGGAATACGAGCTGGGAGCAGGCGCAGTACGAAGTGTGCGGACACCGATTTGCGGATGTTTCCGAGCACGGGTATGGCGTGAGCCTGCTCAATGATTGCAAATATGGCTACGACATTCAAGACAGCACTATTCGTCTATCTCTGCTGCGTGCACCCAAATGGCCGGATAAAGATGCCGATCTGGGCGAGCATGATTTTACGTATTCGCTATATCCGCATGAGGGGGACTGGCGCAGTGCCCATACCCTGCGTCATGCGGCTGAGCTGAACCATGATATACCTGTTGTGCAGAAGAAACAGCACAGCGCCGGAGTGCTGCCAAGCAGCGGATCGTTCATCAGCTTTGATAGCCGTCACGTAGTGCTGGATACGATAAAGCCGACCGAAGACGGGCTGGGAACGGTTCTTCGTTTGTACGAATCCTCCGGAGGACGGGAGACGATCAAGCTGAACTGGCCTTACACATTCAATGCAGCCTACTTGTCGAATGCGCTGGAGGAACTTGTGCAGCCGCTTGAGCTGGAAGGTAGCTGTCTTACGTTGCCTTTTACACCTTATGAAATTAAAACGATACGTTTGCAATAG
- a CDS encoding glycoside hydrolase family 3 N-terminal domain-containing protein → MLIYKDKSKPIKERVEHLIGLMTIEEKVGQLVQPFGWQVYEYADGELSLHQSFKQQVQSGGVGSLYGVLRADPWTGVTLENGLSAKQGAEAVNLIQRYAVEHSRLGIPILIGEECSHGHMAIDGTVFPVPLSIGSTWNVDLYRDMCRAVASETRAQGGAVTYSPVLDVVRDPRWGRTEECFGEDPYLIGEFAVAAVEGLQGESLLSEHSVAATLKHFAGYGSSEGGRNAGPVHMGWREFLEVDLYPFQKAVEAGAQSVMPAYNEIDGVPCTVNAELLDGILRQTWGFDGLIITDCGAIEMLANGHDVAEDGSDAAVQAIRAGIDMEMSGEMFGSHLVEAVHAGKLETSVLDRAVRRVLTLKFRLGLFDKPYVDAERAEQVIGQTEHIRLARQLATEGIVLLKNVDGTLPLPKTSKRIAIIGPNADQVYNQLGDYTSPQPRSRVITVLDGIRGKLGKDQAGVLYAPGCRIKGESREGFENALACAAEVDTVVMVVGGSSARDFGEGTIDLKTGASKVSDHDWNDMESGEGIDRMTLGLAGVQLQLMQEVYRLGKELVVVYMNGRPIAEPWVEEHAHAIVEAWYPGQEGGHAIADILFGDVNPSGRLTLSIPKHVGQLPVYYNGKRSRGKRYLEDDAEPRYPFGYGLSYTTFSYERLTLSANSIRADESVTVTVDVTNTGEREGAEVVQLYISDTVSSVTRPIRELKGFCKVVLKPGETRTVEFVVGSDKLQYIGRDLKSVVEAGRFSIEVGRHSKDTLGAELIVREEE, encoded by the coding sequence ATGTTGATTTATAAAGATAAAAGCAAACCGATCAAAGAACGGGTGGAGCACTTAATCGGTTTGATGACGATAGAGGAAAAGGTAGGTCAGCTTGTGCAGCCATTCGGCTGGCAAGTGTATGAGTACGCAGACGGGGAATTGTCCCTGCATCAGTCTTTCAAGCAGCAGGTACAAAGTGGGGGAGTCGGCTCCTTATACGGAGTGCTTCGGGCTGATCCGTGGACCGGGGTGACCTTGGAGAACGGGTTATCCGCCAAACAGGGAGCTGAGGCCGTGAACCTGATTCAACGCTATGCGGTAGAGCATTCCCGGCTGGGCATCCCGATTCTAATCGGCGAGGAATGCTCCCATGGGCATATGGCGATAGACGGCACTGTGTTTCCGGTTCCGCTGTCCATTGGCAGTACGTGGAATGTCGACCTGTACCGTGACATGTGCCGCGCTGTAGCGAGTGAAACCCGCGCTCAGGGCGGGGCGGTCACGTACTCGCCCGTGCTTGATGTTGTGCGTGATCCGCGCTGGGGACGCACAGAGGAATGCTTTGGCGAAGATCCTTATCTCATTGGTGAATTTGCTGTTGCCGCCGTGGAGGGGCTCCAGGGGGAAAGCTTACTCAGCGAACATAGCGTAGCCGCCACATTAAAGCATTTTGCAGGTTATGGCAGTTCAGAAGGCGGACGTAATGCCGGACCTGTGCATATGGGCTGGCGCGAGTTTTTGGAGGTCGATCTGTATCCATTCCAAAAAGCGGTGGAAGCAGGGGCGCAATCTGTTATGCCAGCTTATAACGAAATTGACGGGGTCCCGTGTACAGTGAATGCAGAGTTACTGGACGGTATTCTTCGTCAGACGTGGGGATTTGACGGTCTGATCATTACCGACTGTGGTGCGATTGAAATGTTGGCGAACGGACACGATGTGGCCGAGGATGGATCGGATGCCGCTGTGCAGGCGATTCGCGCAGGGATTGATATGGAAATGTCCGGCGAAATGTTCGGAAGTCATCTGGTCGAGGCGGTTCATGCTGGCAAGCTGGAGACGAGCGTGCTGGATCGGGCGGTTCGCAGGGTGCTCACGCTAAAATTCAGGTTGGGTCTGTTTGACAAACCGTATGTGGATGCGGAACGAGCGGAGCAGGTGATTGGTCAGACGGAGCATATTCGGTTGGCTCGTCAGCTTGCGACCGAAGGGATCGTGTTGCTTAAAAACGTCGATGGAACCCTCCCCCTTCCGAAAACCTCCAAGCGTATTGCGATCATCGGACCGAATGCGGATCAGGTCTACAATCAGTTGGGAGATTATACATCACCGCAGCCGAGATCCCGCGTGATAACTGTACTTGATGGTATCCGTGGCAAGCTGGGCAAGGATCAGGCTGGCGTTCTGTATGCACCTGGCTGTCGGATCAAGGGAGAGTCCCGGGAAGGCTTTGAAAACGCGCTGGCATGTGCCGCTGAGGTAGATACAGTGGTGATGGTGGTTGGAGGGTCCAGCGCCCGCGATTTCGGGGAAGGGACGATTGATCTCAAAACAGGGGCATCGAAGGTATCGGATCATGACTGGAACGATATGGAAAGCGGTGAAGGCATCGACCGGATGACGTTGGGTCTTGCGGGCGTACAGCTTCAACTCATGCAGGAAGTCTACAGGCTGGGAAAGGAACTTGTCGTCGTTTATATGAACGGACGACCGATTGCTGAGCCGTGGGTGGAGGAGCACGCACACGCCATTGTGGAAGCATGGTATCCGGGTCAGGAGGGGGGACATGCAATCGCGGACATTTTATTTGGGGATGTAAACCCTTCGGGACGTTTGACCCTCTCCATCCCTAAGCATGTCGGTCAGTTGCCGGTATATTACAATGGCAAGCGTTCCCGGGGCAAGCGGTATCTGGAGGACGATGCCGAGCCGCGCTATCCGTTTGGCTACGGTCTCAGCTACACGACATTTAGCTATGAAAGGCTTACATTAAGCGCCAACTCAATCCGAGCGGACGAATCTGTTACGGTTACAGTCGATGTAACCAACACGGGCGAACGGGAAGGGGCTGAGGTGGTACAGCTTTATATCTCGGACACGGTGAGTTCGGTGACCCGCCCAATCAGGGAGCTCAAGGGCTTTTGTAAAGTTGTATTAAAGCCAGGAGAAACACGGACAGTGGAGTTTGTTGTAGGCTCTGACAAGCTGCAATATATAGGGCGTGATCTAAAGTCAGTTGTTGAGGCAGGGCGATTTTCTATTGAAGTAGGCAGGCACTCCAAAGATACGCTGGGTGCTGAGTTGATCGTGCGGGAGGAAGAATGA
- a CDS encoding carbohydrate ABC transporter permease: MASEKERKKRDFHHISRGWNAVLNVIAGVFAFLCVFPFLFVVIISLTDEKTLARDGYRLLPAQWSLEAYRFIFRTSDTLLRSYGVTIAVTVIGTVISLILISLYAYAISRKSFRYRRFFSIFAILTMLFNGGMIPTYMVVSQLLGLKDTIWALILPLAMNAFYIMILRTFYSTSVPDAIVESAKIDGAGEFYTFLKIVLPLSLPGLATIGLFSTLGYWNDWFNALLYIDNPNLVPLQSMLMRIESSIQFIQQNSQNSSMSLAALQSIPQDTSRMAMVVLATLPIIFAYPFFQRYFVQGLTVGAVKE, translated from the coding sequence GTGGCTTCTGAAAAGGAAAGAAAAAAACGGGATTTCCATCATATTTCACGGGGCTGGAATGCTGTTCTGAATGTGATAGCAGGGGTATTCGCGTTCCTATGCGTATTTCCCTTTTTGTTCGTCGTCATTATTTCCTTAACCGATGAGAAAACGCTGGCGCGGGACGGATATCGGTTGCTCCCGGCTCAATGGAGTCTGGAGGCCTACCGCTTCATTTTTCGTACCAGTGATACGTTACTGCGCTCCTATGGGGTGACGATTGCTGTAACGGTCATCGGTACGGTGATCAGTCTCATTCTCATTTCGTTATATGCGTACGCCATTTCACGAAAGAGCTTCCGTTACCGGAGATTTTTTTCCATTTTTGCGATTTTAACCATGCTCTTTAATGGCGGAATGATCCCGACCTATATGGTCGTTTCCCAATTGCTCGGGCTTAAGGATACGATTTGGGCTTTGATTTTGCCGCTGGCTATGAATGCCTTTTATATTATGATCCTACGCACGTTTTATAGCACCAGCGTGCCAGATGCCATCGTTGAATCAGCCAAAATAGACGGAGCAGGCGAGTTTTACACCTTTTTAAAAATCGTGCTTCCGCTCTCTCTGCCCGGACTTGCGACCATTGGCTTATTCAGCACGCTCGGTTACTGGAACGACTGGTTTAATGCCCTGCTGTATATTGACAATCCCAATCTGGTACCACTTCAGTCCATGCTGATGCGGATTGAATCCAGTATTCAGTTCATTCAGCAAAATTCGCAAAACAGCTCTATGAGTCTGGCCGCGCTTCAATCTATCCCGCAGGATACTTCGCGGATGGCGATGGTGGTGCTGGCGACGCTGCCTATTATATTCGCTTATCCCTTCTTCCAGCGTTACTTCGTGCAGGGGCTTACGGTTGGGGCTGTGAAGGAATAG
- a CDS encoding ABC transporter permease, translating to MAAFFRNVIKNKVMLFMVLPGAIWFFFFSYLPLVGTVTAFKQYRFNREGFWASIYTSKWVGWDNFKFLFNNNDAYVITRNTLLYNLVFIILGLVFSVAMAILLSELINKRLAKLYQTGMFLPYFLSWVIVGYFAFSFLSMDRGMLNQILAGFGIEPIQWYSEAAYWPYILILVSLWKAIGYNSVVYLASILGIDKSLYEAAMIDGASKWQQIRNVTLPLLSPIIIIMTLLAVGRIFYADFGLFYQVPRDSGTLYSVTNVIDTYVYRGLKTTGEIGMSTAAGLYQSVVGFVLVILSNYVVRKIDKDSALF from the coding sequence TTGGCCGCATTTTTCAGAAATGTGATTAAAAACAAAGTTATGCTGTTCATGGTGCTGCCCGGCGCTATCTGGTTCTTCTTCTTTTCGTATCTGCCGCTTGTCGGTACAGTGACTGCTTTCAAGCAATATCGTTTTAACAGGGAAGGATTCTGGGCCAGTATTTACACGAGCAAGTGGGTGGGCTGGGATAACTTCAAGTTTCTGTTCAATAACAATGATGCCTATGTCATCACGCGAAATACCCTTTTGTATAACCTAGTCTTTATTATTCTTGGACTTGTGTTTTCGGTAGCTATGGCTATTCTGCTCTCCGAGCTGATTAATAAACGATTGGCGAAGCTGTACCAGACAGGCATGTTTCTCCCATATTTCCTGTCATGGGTCATTGTGGGCTACTTTGCTTTCAGCTTTCTGAGCATGGATCGGGGGATGCTGAATCAAATTCTCGCAGGGTTTGGCATCGAGCCGATTCAGTGGTATTCAGAGGCCGCTTATTGGCCGTATATCTTGATTCTGGTCAGTCTATGGAAGGCGATCGGCTATAACAGCGTCGTTTATCTGGCTTCGATTTTGGGGATCGACAAATCCTTGTATGAAGCAGCCATGATAGATGGAGCCAGCAAGTGGCAGCAAATTCGTAATGTGACGCTCCCTCTGCTCTCGCCGATCATTATCATTATGACGCTGCTTGCAGTCGGACGGATTTTTTATGCGGATTTTGGTTTATTCTATCAGGTTCCGAGAGATTCGGGCACTTTGTATTCGGTAACGAATGTCATCGACACCTATGTATACCGTGGGCTAAAAACAACGGGGGAAATCGGGATGAGCACAGCCGCAGGTTTGTATCAGTCAGTGGTTGGCTTTGTTCTGGTCATCTTATCCAATTATGTTGTGCGAAAAATAGATAAAGACAGCGCTTTGTTCTAA
- a CDS encoding ABC transporter substrate-binding protein, whose translation MGKSKISYSFVLVMCMVLTLILSACGGSSGGGETTNEGAEKPVELIWYTIGTPQKDVDRVMEEVSKYTQKKINATIKMKMVDWGDYPQKMQVNVASGEPMDIVFTASGGFDYVQNARKGAFMELDDLLDKYGQDLKKTIDPAFLEGSKVDGHHYGIPANKELPQQEVWRFNKKLLTQYKLDLSKVRSLDSLEPLLKTIKENEPGVTAFGMDKNYVPYVPYDYIIQNLPMAVKLDTTDYKIVNILETAEMKQALTTMHKYYKAGYVSPEAATTGSTNDLTTSGNWLLDRAQTQPLADNLWSASYGYPVISTPASDPIVTNTSVQGSIMAISANSANPEKAMQFLNLLNTDPVLRNMVDSGIEGVHYKKTDGQYIENLADSKNYDMPSYSLGNNMLLYLNPNDPADKWEQLKKFNSEGKNSPILSFNFDSSKVSTEMAAIQNVKEQFWASLMTGTLDPETNLPKVIEKFKQAGLDKVMAEAQSQLDAWKAQNSK comes from the coding sequence ATGGGTAAAAGCAAAATAAGCTACTCGTTTGTTCTGGTGATGTGTATGGTATTGACGCTTATTCTTAGTGCTTGTGGAGGAAGCAGCGGTGGCGGGGAAACGACAAATGAGGGAGCGGAAAAGCCGGTAGAGCTGATCTGGTATACCATTGGTACACCTCAAAAAGATGTAGATCGGGTGATGGAAGAGGTTAGCAAGTACACCCAAAAGAAAATAAACGCCACGATCAAAATGAAAATGGTCGATTGGGGCGACTACCCGCAAAAAATGCAGGTGAATGTGGCTTCGGGAGAGCCAATGGATATTGTATTTACGGCTTCCGGTGGCTTTGATTATGTACAAAATGCTAGAAAGGGCGCATTCATGGAGCTGGACGACTTGCTTGACAAGTACGGTCAGGATCTTAAAAAGACGATTGATCCTGCGTTTCTGGAAGGCTCCAAGGTGGATGGGCATCATTATGGCATTCCTGCCAACAAGGAGCTTCCGCAGCAAGAGGTATGGCGGTTCAATAAAAAATTGCTGACCCAATACAAGCTGGACCTTTCAAAGGTTCGCTCGCTGGATAGTCTGGAGCCTCTGCTCAAAACGATTAAAGAAAACGAACCCGGCGTAACGGCGTTCGGCATGGACAAAAACTATGTTCCCTATGTTCCATATGACTACATCATTCAAAACCTGCCGATGGCTGTCAAACTGGATACCACGGATTATAAGATCGTAAACATCTTGGAAACGGCCGAAATGAAGCAGGCGCTAACGACGATGCATAAGTACTACAAGGCCGGATACGTATCACCGGAAGCGGCAACTACAGGCTCGACCAATGATTTAACAACGTCCGGAAATTGGCTTCTGGATCGTGCGCAAACTCAACCGCTAGCCGATAATCTATGGTCTGCAAGCTACGGATACCCGGTGATATCGACACCTGCCAGTGACCCGATTGTGACCAATACGTCTGTACAGGGCTCCATTATGGCGATTTCGGCTAACTCGGCAAACCCTGAAAAGGCGATGCAGTTCCTGAACCTGCTGAATACAGATCCGGTATTACGTAACATGGTTGATTCCGGTATTGAAGGAGTGCATTACAAAAAAACAGACGGCCAGTACATCGAAAATCTGGCTGATTCCAAAAACTACGACATGCCTTCGTACTCACTCGGCAACAATATGCTGCTATATCTGAATCCGAATGATCCGGCTGACAAATGGGAGCAATTAAAGAAGTTCAACTCGGAAGGAAAAAACTCTCCAATCCTGAGCTTCAACTTTGACAGCAGTAAAGTATCTACGGAGATGGCAGCGATTCAGAATGTCAAAGAGCAATTTTGGGCTTCGCTGATGACAGGCACGCTGGACCCGGAAACGAATCTCCCGAAAGTGATTGAGAAATTCAAGCAGGCTGGCCTGGATAAGGTGATGGCGGAAGCGCAATCCCAGCTTGATGCCTGGAAGGCACAAAACAGCAAATAA